One window of Terriglobales bacterium genomic DNA carries:
- the uvrA gene encoding excinuclease ABC subunit UvrA: protein MAIQKITVRGARQHNLKNISVEIPRNSLTVITGLSGSGKSSLAFDTIYAEGQRRYVETLSAYARQFLDQMERPDVDSIDGLSPAISIEQRTTSRSPRSTVGTITEIYDYLRLLYATVGVPHCPQCGRPITRQSAEQIVARVMAPIHRDEPGGAGNLEDRVMILAPIVRGRKGEFKKELEKLAQQGFSRARIDGRLRSLDEEIALDKRRNHTIDVVVDRLLVKPGIERRLENSVSLAMKLADGLVGVAVVDGEERLYSSRMACTQCGISVPTLEPRSFSFNSMYGACPECHGLGSRFDFDPAKIIVDWSKPLLEGGLGPGAGSAYLQRTLALAAAAYGFDLARPFESLPRKTQNLILYGPQGSDAKRAGFRGVLAYLKQNFEEASSENYREWMLDYMSATACAACQGQRLRPESLAVRVNDLSIAAFTQLSIARAIEAAEKIRLNERQAQIAGRLLREILERLKFLHAVGLSYLSLDRSAATLSGGEGQRVRLATQIGSRLRGVLYVLDEPSIGLHARDNKRLLATLECLRDLGNTVLVVEHDEETIRRADYVVDLGPGAGRHGGAVVASGSPQDIMRAPGSLTGKYMSGEMSIAARPARRSPNGKAVTLLGARHNNLKNLDVSFPLNVLTVVTGVSGSGKSSLVNDVLYRALAQKIYGSREEPGAHKSITGAEALDKVIRIDQSPIGRTPRSNPATYTGVFTHIRDLYAMLPESRERGYKAGRFSFNVSGGRCEACQGEGQRRIEMNFLPDVYVLCDLCAGKRYNHETLAVKYKDCSIADLLESTVADALPLLENIPPVRQKLQTLVDVGLGYIHLGQSAVTLSGGEAQRIKLARELSKRQTGRTLYLLDEPTTGLHFDDVKKLLDVLQRITDLGNTVIIIEHHLDVIAAADWILDLGPEGGEEGGRIVAQGPPELVAKNKKSYTGQALAAFFSRARSSVPV from the coding sequence ATGGCCATCCAGAAGATCACGGTCCGCGGCGCGCGCCAGCACAACCTCAAGAACATCAGCGTCGAGATCCCGCGCAACAGCCTGACGGTGATCACCGGCCTGAGCGGCTCGGGCAAGTCCTCCCTGGCGTTTGACACCATTTATGCCGAGGGCCAGCGGCGCTACGTGGAGACCCTCTCCGCATACGCCCGGCAGTTCCTCGACCAAATGGAGCGCCCGGACGTGGACTCCATCGACGGCCTGAGCCCCGCCATCTCCATCGAGCAGAGGACCACCAGCCGCAGCCCGCGCTCCACCGTGGGCACCATCACCGAGATCTACGACTACCTGCGGCTGCTCTACGCCACCGTCGGCGTGCCCCACTGCCCGCAGTGCGGACGGCCCATCACCCGCCAGTCGGCGGAGCAGATCGTTGCGCGGGTGATGGCCCCGATCCATCGGGACGAGCCCGGCGGCGCCGGCAACCTGGAAGACCGGGTGATGATCCTGGCGCCCATCGTCCGTGGCCGCAAGGGTGAGTTCAAGAAGGAGCTGGAGAAACTGGCGCAGCAGGGCTTCTCCCGCGCCCGCATCGACGGCCGCCTGCGCAGCCTGGACGAGGAAATCGCCCTCGACAAGCGCCGCAACCACACCATCGACGTCGTGGTGGACCGCCTGCTGGTGAAGCCCGGGATCGAGCGCCGCCTGGAGAACTCCGTCAGCCTGGCCATGAAGCTGGCCGACGGACTGGTGGGCGTCGCAGTGGTGGACGGCGAAGAGCGCCTCTACTCCTCGCGCATGGCCTGCACCCAGTGCGGCATCAGCGTGCCGACGCTCGAGCCGCGCTCCTTCTCCTTCAACAGCATGTACGGCGCCTGCCCGGAGTGTCACGGCCTGGGCAGCCGCTTCGACTTCGATCCCGCTAAGATCATCGTGGACTGGTCCAAACCCTTGCTGGAAGGCGGCCTGGGCCCCGGCGCGGGTTCCGCCTACCTGCAACGCACGCTGGCGCTGGCTGCCGCTGCCTACGGCTTCGACCTCGCCCGGCCCTTCGAGTCGCTGCCGCGCAAGACGCAGAACCTCATCCTCTACGGCCCGCAGGGGAGCGATGCCAAGCGTGCCGGCTTCCGGGGCGTGCTGGCCTACCTGAAGCAGAACTTCGAGGAAGCGTCGTCAGAGAACTACCGCGAGTGGATGCTGGACTACATGTCGGCCACCGCCTGCGCGGCGTGCCAGGGACAGCGGCTGCGCCCGGAGAGTTTGGCAGTCCGGGTCAACGATCTTTCCATCGCCGCCTTCACCCAGCTTTCCATCGCCCGCGCCATCGAAGCGGCGGAGAAGATCCGCCTCAACGAGCGCCAGGCGCAGATCGCCGGGCGCCTGCTACGCGAGATCCTGGAGCGGCTGAAGTTCCTGCACGCGGTCGGGCTGAGCTACCTTTCACTCGACCGCTCCGCCGCCACGCTCTCCGGCGGCGAGGGGCAGCGGGTGCGCCTAGCCACGCAAATCGGCTCGCGCCTGCGCGGGGTGCTGTACGTCCTGGACGAACCCTCCATCGGCCTGCACGCGCGCGACAACAAGCGCCTGCTGGCCACGCTGGAGTGCCTGCGCGACCTGGGCAACACCGTGCTGGTGGTGGAGCACGACGAAGAGACCATCCGCCGCGCCGACTACGTGGTCGATCTCGGCCCCGGCGCCGGACGCCACGGCGGCGCGGTCGTCGCCTCGGGCTCGCCGCAGGACATCATGCGCGCCCCGGGCTCGCTCACCGGCAAGTACATGTCCGGGGAGATGTCCATCGCCGCGCGGCCCGCGCGACGTTCTCCCAATGGAAAAGCCGTCACGCTACTGGGCGCGCGTCACAACAACCTGAAGAACCTGGACGTTTCCTTTCCGCTGAACGTCCTCACCGTGGTCACGGGCGTCTCCGGATCGGGCAAGTCGTCGCTGGTGAACGACGTCCTCTATCGCGCCCTGGCGCAGAAGATCTACGGCTCGCGCGAGGAGCCCGGCGCCCACAAGTCCATCACCGGCGCCGAGGCGCTGGACAAAGTCATCCGCATCGATCAGTCCCCCATCGGGCGCACCCCGCGCTCCAACCCCGCCACCTACACCGGGGTGTTCACCCACATCCGCGATCTCTACGCCATGCTGCCGGAGTCGCGCGAGCGCGGCTACAAGGCCGGACGTTTCTCCTTCAACGTCTCCGGGGGGCGCTGTGAGGCCTGCCAGGGCGAAGGCCAGCGACGCATCGAGATGAACTTCCTTCCCGACGTTTACGTTCTCTGCGACCTCTGCGCCGGCAAGCGCTACAACCACGAGACCCTGGCGGTGAAGTACAAGGACTGCTCCATCGCCGACCTGCTGGAATCCACGGTGGCCGATGCGCTGCCCCTGCTGGAGAACATCCCGCCGGTGCGCCAGAAACTGCAGACGCTGGTGGACGTCGGGTTGGGATACATCCATCTCGGCCAGTCGGCGGTGACGCTCTCCGGCGGCGAGGCGCAGCGCATCAAGCTGGCCCGCGAATTGAGCAAGCGCCAGACCGGGCGCACGCTGTACTTGCTGGATGAGCCCACCACCGGCCTGCACTTCGACGACGTCAAGAAACTGCTCGACGTGCTGCAGCGCATCACCGACCTGGGCAACACGGTCATCATCATCGAGCACCACCTGGATGTGATCGCCGCCGCCGACTGGATCCTCGACCTCGGCCCCGAGGGCGGCGAGGAGGGCGGACGCATCGTCGCCCAGGGCCCGCCCGAGCTGGTGGCGAAGAACAAGAAGTCCTACACCGGCCAGGCGCTGGCCGCGTTCTTCTCCCGCGCCCGCAGTTCCGTACCGGTCTAG